The Dethiosulfovibrio peptidovorans DSM 11002 nucleotide sequence TAACCGAGTGGACGAGTCTTTCGTCGACGCCGTAGCGTCGGGCTATGGCGGAAGCGGTGTCTTTGAAGGAGTCTCCCGAGGAGGCGACCATGCTTCTGACTATGCTTCCGGCCCCGGAGAGCCCGTCGTCTCGAAGGTTCGAGCTTTCCTTGTCCTTCGACTCGACCGCCTTATTGCCCTCCGCTTCCTTTAGGGCGGAATCGAAGTCGACCGATGAAGGAGGCGTCTCGATTCCCATCTTACGGCGGAGGTGACCTATACGCTCCATCACCTCCCGGATTCCCTGAAAGTCCGGTCCCGATATGTGTCTCATCTTCAGCCCCCCTGGACGAGCTCAGTTTTTTCCTCTGCGATTGTGGAGCATCCCGGCGATCTCGTCTACGGCCATCTGCTCTTTTCTCAGACATTCCTTTTCCCACTGAAGCTCCATCTGCAAAAGGTAGGTCTCCACTTTACGGACGTCCCTGTGTTTCTCCAGCAAAACGGCCTCTACTGCCTCCATCTTTTTTCTCAACCTCAGGACCTTTACTATTCCCTCTTTTATTCGGTCCTCCGTTCGTGAGATGTCCTCGCTTCCGATACGAAGACCCTCTATGGTCACGTTTCCGCTGGCTATGTTCTCGAACCGGCGCATATATTCAAGCTTTTCGTCTCTTAGTTCTCTGAGATGGCCCAGAAAGGCCTCTTCCTGTCTCTTAAGATCAGCCAGTTCTTTTCTGACCAGGTCTCTCGCCGTTTCCTTGGCCTTAAGGATTTTCCGGAATCGATCTATTCTGTCCTTCAACGACCGGTCATCCCCTTAGAGGCTATGGATGAGATTATTCCCACCGTTTCCTCGAAGGAGGAGGCTTCGCCGATTCCCTGACGAAGAAAGGCTTCTACATCTCCCAAGTTGTCCAGGGCCCAGTCCGCTCGGGGATTGGATCCCTTATGGTAGGCTCCTATGGCGATAAGGTCCTCCGCCTCAGCGTATCTGGCCAGTACTTCCCTGATCCTTCCGGCTCCGTCAAGGTGTACTTTGTCGACTATGGAGGGCATGACTCGGCTGACGCTGTTGAGAATGTCTATGCAGGGATAGAAGTTTCTGGCCGCTATCTTTCGGGAGAGGACAACGTGTCCGTCTAAAATGCCCCTGACCGAGTCGGCCACTGGCTCGTTCATGTCGTCTCCCTCCACCAAAACGGTGTATATGCCGGTTATGCTTCCCCTGGTTCCCGCACCGGCTCTCTCCAGTAGTCTGGGAAGGAGGGCGAACACCGAGGGGGTGTAGCCTCTGGTAGCGGGAGGTTCCCCCACAGCCAGTCCGACCTCCCTCTGGGCGTAGGCCACCCTGGTGACCGAGTCCATCATCAAGAGCACGTCTTTGCCCTGATCCCTGAAATACTCGGCAACAGCCGTGGCGGTAAAGGCCGCTTTGAGTCTGACGAGTGGAGGCTGGTCCGAGGTCGCCACGACTAGGACCGATCTCTTTAGTCCTTCCGGCCCCAGATCTCTCTCTATGAATTCCCGAACCTCTCGACCACGCTCTCCGACCAGGCCTATCACGTTTATCTCCGCCTCGGTGTTTCGGGCCATCATACCTAGAAGGGTGCTTTTTCCGACTCCAGAACCGGAGAAGATACCTATTCGCTGCCCCCTGCCGAGGGTCAGAACTCCGTCGACCGCCCTGACCCCTACCGGCAGCGGTTCCGATATGTTCTGTCTTCTCAGGGGATGGGGAGGGGTTGCGTAGAGAGGGTAGAATTCACTGGAACCGACCGGACCTTTTTCGTCCATAGGGCGTCCCAGTCCGTCGAGTATCCTTCCCAACAGTCCGGAACCTACGTTGACCCCCAGAGGACGACCCATGGATACGACCTCGCATCCCGGACCTATGTCTCGCAGCTCTCCGAGGGGCATAAGAAGGACCCGATCGTCTCGAAACCCCACGACTTCGGCTTCCAGATTTTTTCGTCCCTTTCTGAACCTTATGTCGCAGAGATCGCCGACCCGGACATCCGGCCCCTTGGACTCGACCACAAGTCCGACGACTTTCGTGACCCGTCCGTTGACCCTGACCAGGTCCCTCTGAGATAGCCTGGAATCCAGTGAGTCCAGAAGGTGTCTGAAATCAACGGTCTTCGTCATTGGACATTCCCTCCATCAGGACTCCCTCTACCTCCACTCCGATCTGCTCCAACTGAGTGCGCCATCTGGCATCGTATATGCCGAGGCCGGTCTCGACTATGCAGCTTCCCTTGTCGACCTCGTCGTCGGCCATGAACTCTATGTTGCGGATCCCTCGGACAAGGTCTCCGAAGTTGCCCCGTTGGGACTCTATCAGATCCAGATCGTCCGGGTTCAGGTAGACCCTGAGGTCCTCTTTTTCGCTGGCTCTGGACAAAAGTCCTTTGAGAAGACGAAGAGCCGCCTCCTGATCGAAGGCAACCTCTCGGATCAGAAGACGAGACAACACCTTTTGCCAAAGTCGTACCAGGCGATAGGGGTTTGCCGCGAGAAGCTCCTCCAGGTTGGTCTGTATCTGCTTGTGGACTCCGTTGAGGAGGTCGATGGTTCCGGATAGTTTTTGCTCCATCTCGGACCTTATCTTCGCTTCGAGCTCCTCTCTGCCCTCAGTGAGACCTTTTTCTCGCCCCTCGGAAAAACCCTTGGTCCTGCCTTCTTCGCAGGCCTTTTTACCGTCTTCCTCGACCTTGGCTCGAAGTTCGGCAATCTCCCTCTGCCTTGCAGCCTCTTTTTCATCGCATTGGGCTTTGAGAGATCGCAGACTCTCCTCGGAGGCACGAAGACGATCCTCTAGGTTCTCGCAGGAGGATCGCCAACGTTCCACCTCCTCTTTTAGGAGCCCCACCTCTCCGATGTTCTCCGATTCAACCTCGGAGTTTTCAGGTTCTACAGGAGCCATCCCTATCCGGACCGCCTCCGGCACGAGCCGAGCGGCACGGATAAGACGGCGACGAGAAGAATCAGACAATCAGTTCTTCCTCCCCGCCTCTGGCTATGACTATCTCTCCGGCGTCCTCCAGAGCACGGACGACGTTGACGATCTTCTGCTGGGCCTCCTCCACATCCCTCACACGGACGGGGCCCATGTACTGCATGTCCTCTGTGAGCATATCGGCCGCTCTCTGAGACATGTTCTTGGTGAACTTGGTCTTTAGATCCTCCGTAGCACCCTTGAGTGCAAGGCCAAGGTCCTTCATCTCCACCTCGCGGAGTACCCTCTGGATTGAGCGGTCGTCCAGTCCGGAGATGTCCTCGAAGACGAACAGACGGCGTTTGATCTCCTCCGCCAGTTCCGGATCGTTTTCCTCCAGGTTCTCCATGATGTTTCTCTCCGTTCCGCGGTCGACACGGTTGATGATCTCCACCACCGAGTCGATGCCCCCTGCCATGGTGAAGTCCTGGCCGATGATGGTGCTGAACTTCCTCTCCAACACTCTCTCCACCTCCCGGAGGACCTCCGGAGTTATACGGTCCATCTTGGCGACCCTTTTGGTGACCTCGGCCTGCATGCTGGCAGAGAGTCGGCCTATTACGGCAGCCGCCTGTTCCGGAGTTAGGTAGGACAAAATGAGAGCTATCGTCTGAGGATGCTCGCCCTGTATGAAGCTTATCAACTGCTGAGGATCGCTGTGGCGCATAAAGTCGAAGGGTCGGACCTGAAGACTGGCTGTGATCCTGGTGAGAAGGCTTTGAGCCCTTTCGGGTCCGAGGGCTTTTTCGAGGACCTCCCTGGCATAGTCGACGCCGCCCTGGGCCATGTATTCACGGGCCAGTATGATTTCCTGGGCATCCTTCAGGACGGCCAGCCTCTGTTCGGAGGAGATCTTCCTGAGGTTGGCTATTTCCAGCGTAAGTACCTCTATGCTGGTCTCGTCCAGGTTTTTATAGGTTTTGGCGGCAACTTCGTTGCCAAGGGTAACCATGAGAATGGCTCCTTTTTGCTTCCCCTTAAGCTGCCTGGAGGACATTTCCTTCGCCATGTTCAGACACCCTTTCGATCGATCAGTCCTCGACTATCCATTCGCGAATAAAAGCCGCAAATTCTTCCGGATTGTTCAGCGCATAGTTCCGGATCTGCTCCTCCAGGACGGCAAGCTCTCCCTGGGCTTCCATGGCCCCCGGAGAGGATAGGAGGTCCTGAAGGCTGGGGACCTGTCCGGCATCCTCGGCCCTCCTGGCGGCATCGAGAGACTTTCTTCGACGGCGCCTGCGATACCACATGAACAGGGCGAGGGCCAGAAGTATAAGCAGAATTCCAAGCAAAGTGACGGCGGCGACTATCTTCTGCCGTCTCTCCGCTGCCAGCTGTTCGGCCATTCGGTCCGCCAATGTCGTGGAGAATTTCATCGACTGGATAGCGATCTGATCTCCTCTGCCGGAGTCGAGGCCGATGGCGGGGGCCACCAAGGCCCGAATGTCCTCAAGCTGTTCCTCCGAGAGGTCGCCGTCCACCAGGACCGAGGCGGTTAGACGCCTTATGGAACCGGGGGTCTCGACGTTTTCCGATTCGTGAGTCGTTATCTCGTAGTTGGTTACCGTGTCCGTCTTGTTGTATTCGCCTACGCCACCTGCACCTGTGTCTATGGCATAACCGGGGATATTGGTGGTGGTTCCAGGAGCTCCTCCGGTCGGGCCACCGGGGCCGACGTAGCTCTCCTCTGTGTTCTGTTCGCTTCGGACCACTCCCTTGCCGGTGGGACCGGGAATATACTGGGTGGAGGCGTTTCTCTTCTTGTCCAGGTCGAGGTCGACCTTTATGCGGACAACCACGCTGCCTGGGCCGAAGACCCGTTCCAGCATGGCCCGGACTTTACGCTCCATCTCCTTTTCCTGCTGTCTCTCCAGTTCCCTCTGGACCGATGATACGGTTCGCCCTGCTCCGTCGGAATAGATGAACATGTCGTCCTCTATGAGGTCCGACAATACGTTGCCATCGGTATCCACAACCGTCACATCGTCCGGCTGGAGCCCCTCCACGCTGTGGCTGACGAGATGGACGATCGCCTTTATCTGCTCCGGGTTTATCGAGGCTCCCTGATGTATCCGGACAAGGACAGAGGCTGTGGCTGGCTGCTGCTGCTCCAGGAAAAGGTGGGGCTGAGGAATCACGATGTTTATCTTTGCGTATTCAACGCTGTCTATCTGGGCCACCGTTCTGGCCAATTCGCCTTCCAGCGCCCTGACGTAGGTTATCTTCTGCTGGAATTCGCTCATGCCCATCTGGACATCGTCGAAGATTTCGTATCCCTTGACACCGCCTTTGGGCAACCCCGCTCTGGCCAGTTCAAGACGAACCTCGTATACGTGCTCTTCCGGAAGAAGTATGGCATTCGCTCCGGGATCGAGTCTGTAGGGGATCTTGTTTTCCTTGAGATAGGCCACTATGGAGGCCTCGTCCTGGATCTCCAGTCCAGAGAACAGAGGCTCCCAGGATTCCCGACCGGATAGGACGACAAGGGCTATCAGGCCAAAGAACACAAGCGACACTATTCCCACCAGAGTGGCCTTCTGCCACCTCTGGAGGGACGACCAGAGAAGCCCTATTTTATTTTTTATCTCTGAAAGACGTTCCATATCAATCTATCATACTGCCATTCTGCTCAGTTGCTGATAGGCATCGACCAGTTTATCCCTGACCCGGACCAACAGCTGAAAGGCCAGAGATGCCTTTTCTACCGAGAGAGTGACCTCCGAGACGTCGTCGACGTCGCCCAGCGATAGCCTCTGAACCATGGCATTCGAGTCCATCTGAAGCTCGTTCACTCCGACAACCGCTTCCTTAAGCGAATCCTCGAAGGAACGTGCCGGAGCGGCGACTTCTGGGCTTTTGAAGACGTTACCTACGTCACTGCCATGCATTTTGGAAAAATCTATGCGAATGCCGTCCACGATTCACACTCCTCCTCAAATCTGAAAAAATCCAACTGGTCCATTCTACCATGAGAGTAACTAGACTCTAGGTAATCCAGTCCCTTACTGCCTTAATTATAGTAGGTCTTTAGCCTCATAGGTAGAGATGAAAAAAGCCGCCAAGAAGGCGGCTACAAAGCACAAAAGGGATATCAAAGCTGATTGAGAACCTGGACTTTTTTAACCAGTACGTAGATTCGACCGCTTCCCAAAGAAGACCTGAGCTCTCCAGCAACCCATATGGGGGTGTTCTCCTCCTGAGCTTCCAGCCATCGGATTATCTCGGGATCGAAGGCCCTCATCCTGAGATAGTCGACCCTGTCGCTTCCGTCCATGTCGCGGTATTCCCTCTTCAGGGAGAATTCGAAATAAGAACCCAGCCGGTTCTCTCCTCTTGTGTCCCCCTTTACAAAGTGGAGAACCCCCGAAAGGTATATGTCGTTGACTAATCTTTCCATCCCTTTTCCTCCTCGAAATTCGTCGTGACTAGCTTATATTTTCGCCCTTCGGCGTCCTCTTCTTAAGACCAAGATATCACACAAAGGGTGTCGTGGGCAAATGGAAACCCCGGTTACTTCAGGGCCTTCTCCATGACGACGCTCAACTGACGGCCGAACTCGGCAGGATCCTTTAAGGTTCCTCCTTCAGCCAGTACGGCCTGTCCGTATAGCACGGAACAAAACGGTCGAAGCGATTCTTCGTCGCCCTTCTCCAACATGGAGGCCATACTCTTGAGAACGCGATGACCCGGGTTGATCTCAAGCACCCTTTTTACATCTGGAACCTCCTGCCCCATGGCCTTCATGATCCTCTCCATCTGTGGGGTAATGTCGTCCTCGTCGCCGACGAGACAGGCAGGAGAGGACGTTAGCCGAGAGGAGACCCTGACGTCTTTTATCTCCTCTTTAAGGCTGTCTTTGATGAAGTCGAGCAGTCCTCCCAGATCTTTCCTGGCTTCGTCGTTTTCCTCGTCGACCGCAATCTTGGCCACGGAGCGAAGCTCCTTGTCACGGAACGATGCTCCCTGGACCCACATTTCGTCCACAGGGTCGGCAAGAAGAAGCACCTCCTCACCCCTCTCCAAAAGCGATTCAATGTGAGGAGATTTTCTTAGAACCTCGACGGATGGTCCGGTTATGTAATGGATGACGTCCTGTCCTTCGGGCATACGGTCTACGTATTCGTCCAACGTAGTGAGTCTTTCCGAATCGGTGGAGGAGAAAAGACAGAGCTTCTTGACGGTCTCCTCCTCTCCTTCGCCCTGGATCAACCCTTCCTTGAGGACCACACCGAACTCGTCCCAAAACTTGAGATACTTCTCTCGATCTTCCTTGAGCATCTTTTTCAGGGTCTGAAGGGTCTTTCTCGCCACGCTTTTACGGATCAGCCTGACCTGCCGATCCTGCTGGAGAATCTCCCTGGATATATTGAGGGAGAGGTCTTCCGAGTCAACTACTCCCTTGACGAAACGAAGGTAGCCCGGCAGGATCTCGTCGCAGTCGTCCATGATGAAGACCCTTTTTACGTAGAGATCGATCCC carries:
- a CDS encoding lytic transglycosylase domain-containing protein, with protein sequence MRHISGPDFQGIREVMERIGHLRRKMGIETPPSSVDFDSALKEAEGNKAVESKDKESSNLRDDGLSGAGSIVRSMVASSGDSFKDTASAIARRYGVDERLVHSVISVESAWRPDAISPKGAVGLMQLMPGTAKMLGVDPDDPVQNIEGGVKYLSRLSEKYNGDLEKTLAAYNAGPGRVDSYGGIPPFRETENYVRKVLGLYRG
- a CDS encoding flagellar export protein FliJ, with the translated sequence MKDRIDRFRKILKAKETARDLVRKELADLKRQEEAFLGHLRELRDEKLEYMRRFENIASGNVTIEGLRIGSEDISRTEDRIKEGIVKVLRLRKKMEAVEAVLLEKHRDVRKVETYLLQMELQWEKECLRKEQMAVDEIAGMLHNRRGKN
- the fliI gene encoding flagellar protein export ATPase FliI translates to MTKTVDFRHLLDSLDSRLSQRDLVRVNGRVTKVVGLVVESKGPDVRVGDLCDIRFRKGRKNLEAEVVGFRDDRVLLMPLGELRDIGPGCEVVSMGRPLGVNVGSGLLGRILDGLGRPMDEKGPVGSSEFYPLYATPPHPLRRQNISEPLPVGVRAVDGVLTLGRGQRIGIFSGSGVGKSTLLGMMARNTEAEINVIGLVGERGREVREFIERDLGPEGLKRSVLVVATSDQPPLVRLKAAFTATAVAEYFRDQGKDVLLMMDSVTRVAYAQREVGLAVGEPPATRGYTPSVFALLPRLLERAGAGTRGSITGIYTVLVEGDDMNEPVADSVRGILDGHVVLSRKIAARNFYPCIDILNSVSRVMPSIVDKVHLDGAGRIREVLARYAEAEDLIAIGAYHKGSNPRADWALDNLGDVEAFLRQGIGEASSFEETVGIISSIASKGMTGR
- a CDS encoding FliH/SctL family protein, whose amino-acid sequence is MSDSSRRRLIRAARLVPEAVRIGMAPVEPENSEVESENIGEVGLLKEEVERWRSSCENLEDRLRASEESLRSLKAQCDEKEAARQREIAELRAKVEEDGKKACEEGRTKGFSEGREKGLTEGREELEAKIRSEMEQKLSGTIDLLNGVHKQIQTNLEELLAANPYRLVRLWQKVLSRLLIREVAFDQEAALRLLKGLLSRASEKEDLRVYLNPDDLDLIESQRGNFGDLVRGIRNIEFMADDEVDKGSCIVETGLGIYDARWRTQLEQIGVEVEGVLMEGMSNDEDR
- the fliG gene encoding flagellar motor switch protein FliG, whose amino-acid sequence is MAKEMSSRQLKGKQKGAILMVTLGNEVAAKTYKNLDETSIEVLTLEIANLRKISSEQRLAVLKDAQEIILAREYMAQGGVDYAREVLEKALGPERAQSLLTRITASLQVRPFDFMRHSDPQQLISFIQGEHPQTIALILSYLTPEQAAAVIGRLSASMQAEVTKRVAKMDRITPEVLREVERVLERKFSTIIGQDFTMAGGIDSVVEIINRVDRGTERNIMENLEENDPELAEEIKRRLFVFEDISGLDDRSIQRVLREVEMKDLGLALKGATEDLKTKFTKNMSQRAADMLTEDMQYMGPVRVRDVEEAQQKIVNVVRALEDAGEIVIARGGEEELIV
- the fliF gene encoding flagellar basal-body MS-ring/collar protein FliF, producing the protein MERLSEIKNKIGLLWSSLQRWQKATLVGIVSLVFFGLIALVVLSGRESWEPLFSGLEIQDEASIVAYLKENKIPYRLDPGANAILLPEEHVYEVRLELARAGLPKGGVKGYEIFDDVQMGMSEFQQKITYVRALEGELARTVAQIDSVEYAKINIVIPQPHLFLEQQQPATASVLVRIHQGASINPEQIKAIVHLVSHSVEGLQPDDVTVVDTDGNVLSDLIEDDMFIYSDGAGRTVSSVQRELERQQEKEMERKVRAMLERVFGPGSVVVRIKVDLDLDKKRNASTQYIPGPTGKGVVRSEQNTEESYVGPGGPTGGAPGTTTNIPGYAIDTGAGGVGEYNKTDTVTNYEITTHESENVETPGSIRRLTASVLVDGDLSEEQLEDIRALVAPAIGLDSGRGDQIAIQSMKFSTTLADRMAEQLAAERRQKIVAAVTLLGILLILLALALFMWYRRRRRRKSLDAARRAEDAGQVPSLQDLLSSPGAMEAQGELAVLEEQIRNYALNNPEEFAAFIREWIVED
- the fliE gene encoding flagellar hook-basal body complex protein FliE; this encodes MDGIRIDFSKMHGSDVGNVFKSPEVAAPARSFEDSLKEAVVGVNELQMDSNAMVQRLSLGDVDDVSEVTLSVEKASLAFQLLVRVRDKLVDAYQQLSRMAV
- the htpG gene encoding molecular chaperone HtpG: MSTVKETHSFETEAKQILDMMIYSVYSNKDIFLRELISNASDALDKLHLESLTDHGLSEYAKDPFIRIVRDEQDRNLSVSDNGIGMDKDEIVSYIGTIAKSGTKEFLDRLKEKREGDAAEMLIGQFGVGFYSAFMVADRVTLLTRKAGSEKAWRWESSGDGTYTLEEADRPIPGTTVTLHLKESDPENGMKDYTSEWVIREIVRTYSDFVSYPIKMQVEKPKDDNGKVLEDETLNSMKALWMRQEDEVTDEEYRQFYRHVAHDWQDPLARIVFSTEGVNEMHGILFIPPKAPYDMFMREGRKGIDLYVKRVFIMDDCDEILPGYLRFVKGVVDSEDLSLNISREILQQDRQVRLIRKSVARKTLQTLKKMLKEDREKYLKFWDEFGVVLKEGLIQGEGEEETVKKLCLFSSTDSERLTTLDEYVDRMPEGQDVIHYITGPSVEVLRKSPHIESLLERGEEVLLLADPVDEMWVQGASFRDKELRSVAKIAVDEENDEARKDLGGLLDFIKDSLKEEIKDVRVSSRLTSSPACLVGDEDDITPQMERIMKAMGQEVPDVKRVLEINPGHRVLKSMASMLEKGDEESLRPFCSVLYGQAVLAEGGTLKDPAEFGRQLSVVMEKALK